Proteins encoded in a region of the Vanessa atalanta chromosome 23, ilVanAtal1.2, whole genome shotgun sequence genome:
- the LOC125073129 gene encoding lysyl oxidase homolog 2, which yields MLKDSMYGRVIIMFIQFVAILSRDVTESERGTRAAFIQRLLNKQKILEGRLKLLGGSNVFEGNVYIYHAGRWGAVCDDSWDDAAAHVVCRAFNKTGVATHGSQFGEANEKYWMDDVVCEGNEKSLSQCIFSGWGTSDCEPSEAAGVVCKDNLENSIPNNIKRKPNKLIHEAVNVRSFSLRLVGGRSPNEGRIEIYHNGIWGSICPDGWTLYEASAICHHLALGFAEQALQTNYFGSSKIILSGVQCDGNETNLFMCKHKDFGDVVCPGESGNVAAVVCTRYLADLYLDASTIERTSHLQDVPMFQLQCAMEENCLSKSAYEIQKTNPNWQFETRRLLRFTASSLNIGNAEFRPYLPKHLWQWHLCHMHYHSMEVFATFDILDVNGKRVAEGHKASFCLEDNTCLPGVGRKYSCKNYGDQGVSVNCSDVYQYNIDCQWVDVTDVEPGDYTFKVAINPHARVAEQSFHNNAALCVLRLTDSYAYVHGCTMQRP from the exons ATGCTGAAAGATAGCATGTATGGaagagttattattatgtttatacagTTCGTGGCAATATTGTCAAGGGATGTAACCGAGAGCGAGCGGGGTACCCGAGCGGCGTTTATACAGAGACTCTTGAATAAACAGAAAATTTTAGAAGGTAGACTTAAGCTCCTTGGAGGTTCGAATGTATTCGAAG gtaatgtatacatttatcATGCTGGCCGATGGGGGGCAGTCTGTGACGACTCTTGGGATGATGCAGCTGCTCACGTGGTATGCAGAGCCTTTAACAAAACTGGTGTCGCTACACATGGAAGTCAATTTGGAGAAGCTAATG AAAAATATTGGATGGACGATGTTGTATGCGAAGGAAATGAAAAATCTTTATCACAGTGCATATTTTCTGGATGGGGAACATCAGACTGTGAACCGAGTGAAGCGGCTGGTGTCGTTTGCAAAGACAATCTCGAAAATAGTATCccaaataatattaagagaAAACCGAATAAACTCATACATGAAGCTGTTAATGTAAGAAGTTTCAGCTTAAGGCTCGTTGGAGGTAGAAGCCCAAACGAAGGTAGAATTGAG ATCTATCATAATGGAATATGGGGTAGCATTTGTCCAGATGGCTGGACTCTCTATGAGGCATCCGCAATCTGCCACCATTTGGCTCTTGGTTTCGCTGAACAGGCATTGCAAACAAATTACTTCGGCAGCTCTAAGATTATCTTAAGCGGTGTTCAATGTGACGGAAATGAAACGAACCTCTTCATGTGCAAACATAAAGATTTCGGAGATGTCGTTTGTCCTGGTGAATCAG gAAACGTAGCAGCTGTAGTTTGCACTCGTTATTTAGCTGATCTATATCTGGATGCGTCAACTATAGAACGAACATCCCACCTTCAAGATGTACCGATGTTTCAACTCCAGTGCGCGATGGAAGAGAACTGCCTAAGCAAATCCGCATACGAG attcAGAAAACAAATCCCAACTGGCAGTTTGAAACGCGACGGTTGCTTCGCTTTACAGCCTCCTCTCTGAACATTGGTAATGCGGAATTCAGGCCGTATTTACCTAAACACCTTTGGCAATGGCACCTTTGTCACAT GCACTATCACAGCATGGAAGTTTTTGCAACATTCGATATTCTAGACGTAAATGGAAAGCGAGTTGCTGAGGGCCACAAAGCATCATTTTGCTTAGAAGACAACACTTGTCTCCCTGGCGTCGGGCGTAAATACTCGTGCAAAAATTATGGCGATCAAG GGGTCTCCGTAAACTGTTCGGATGTGTATCAATACAACATTGACTGCCAGTGGGTGGATGTAACTGACGTGGAGCCTGGAGATTATACTTTCAAA GTAGCGATTAATCCTCACGCAAGAGTTGCAGAACAGAGTTTTCACAACAACGCAGCCCTGTGTGTACTACGCCTTACAGATTCTTACGCTTACGTGCACGGATGTACCATGCAGCGGccttag